A segment of the Coffea arabica cultivar ET-39 chromosome 8c, Coffea Arabica ET-39 HiFi, whole genome shotgun sequence genome:
TTATGTACCCTTAAATTTTACATCTATCAAGGGATAGCATAATGATCCTAAAATCAAACTTACTGCATATATAGCATTCTTTCaagtaaaaggaaaaaatcaggaaagaaagcaaataaataaacaaacataACGTTAGAGGCCTCCTTCAGATTTCTTTGATCTGCTTTGTCTCTTTCTCTCCATTCTAGATTATGGAGCAATTAATTATATTAGCCATCTTACACGTCCGGACATTTTTAACAAAGAGAACAGACAACAATTAATAGCATGCCAAAATAGGAAAGCACAATTAGATACCTTGAAGCAAGAAGCTAGGAGATGTTACTGGAtaacaaataaaacaattaCCTGAAAGTGGTAACTGCTAATGCAGCATCCGATCCGCCAAAATAACGGGACCATGACCTTTTGGAATTCAGCAACATGGATTGCTTCTAAAATCTCTTCCAGCTCACTGAGAAACATCACCTCTTTCTGGCTATTTGTTATTGGCCAGTACTTTAACAGTCCCTGAACTACAGTGCTAGCTAACTTCGGATCCTTCTCAATAAACTGCGTTACACAGTACGACAACTGCTGGTAGTAAACTCCCAAAGATTTTGGCTTGTGCAGCGGTAGCAAAACCCTCCACAGAAAGATTTTATGCTCCTCCTTCAATGGCAATGCGAACCCTGTTATCACACTCccaaaaatttccaacaattcAGCAATTCCATTATGCTTCTCGGTCTCAAGCACAAACCTATAAAACACATTACTTATGCTTCTCCTTATAAAGGGCCGGTGAACCATAAACTTCCCATAAAGCCTGTGCAAAACAGCTTTTAGACAGTCTCTTTCCCTTGGATCTTCAGCATCAAACAACTCAAGTAATCGTACAATAAATGAATGATTCAAATACTTCTTAGCCACCTTAGCTTCTAATGCAGATGAAGTAACGAACTTAAGCAATAAATCGTACACTAACTGCAAATGCGACCAAGCAGGATCGAATGTAggttcatcatcatcattttcactAGCATGTGAACTATTATTTTTTGACCTATGGTCAGGCGGGAAAACACGAAATAGATTAACTGCACACATCTTACAAACAACTAAAATTGCGGGTTCCGAGTACTTCACTGTATTGGATGACACAAAATCAACTAGTTCAATCAATGTAGCTCTTTTTAACTCCTTCTCTGAGGTGTTCTTACTTGGATTAGTAAAATCAAATACTACACAGCAGAGACTTAACTTACTAATGAAAAGATTCATCTTTTCAGAGCTGGGAACATCTTTGAAAGGCACCAATGGCTCAAACCCTGCAACCACACTTGCTGGAAAAACAGCTGAAGAGGCCCTCTTGAGAGCTCCTCCACCCGCCCCCCTTCCTGAACTGCAGCCGCTATTTTGGCAAAAAGGGTCAGATGAATCAAGTGACTCAGCtttggaaagggattttctaGGGAGTCTGCTGAAAATGTGCTTCAGCATTgttcttctttccctttcttttaatAATGTCTGAATCAAAAGAATCTAAGTACTACAAAAACATAACAGgaaattaacaaaatttcaaCTGAAGTGCATTGGCAATTGGGGTTTTGTTGGAGTGGAGGCAATGGAGATGAAATTGAAACCCTAGAGCTGAATCATGTCTATGAGGGGTGAAATTTggggtttgagaatggaaaTTGAAGAAAGGTCAGATCTTTGAAGAATTGGAAAGAAAAGGCCTTATGGGTTTCAAAGAATGCAAGCATTTGTCAATGGAGGCCATAGCTTTTGGGCTCAAAAACAGGCAAAAGTTCACATGCATTATGGTTATATGTCCAGACAGAGATGAGGGTTGGTATTGGAGGGCGAAATTTTGAAGAAAGATTGGATCTTGATTAGAAGTTGAATCTGAGAATTAGCAATCAAAAATCATAGCATTCCTTGAttggaaaaaagggaaaagggtaCGAAACTCAGAAACATTTTGCAATGATCAAAGAGAATAAGGCCTTTTTGATTTTAATAGTACAGCATTGGATACTTTGAAGGGAGATTGGATCTTTATCATTACATCAATGCGTACTATGTTAGAGGCACACATATTTAAAAAagtggggaaggggaaaaagggAGCTTTGATTATTTGAAGGATCTCATATGGTAATAATGGAGAGAGTTTTTCATGTAGGTTGCTTCCAAGATTTActactggaaaattttctttcgtgttttttccttttttattttaggcTTTGTTTGATTAAAGGGGAAGTGATATTTAGGATCCGTTTGATTCATGCAATGACACAGAATTGAATTAATCATCTTGTGTCATCCCATATTTAGTTGCATTTTATACATGGGATGACACATCCTACCTAATCGAATTAATCTCCTATTTATGGAATAAAATAATCTCAGGGGAAAGATAAGATTAGTGATGACTAACAGATAggatgataaaattttaaactaatt
Coding sequences within it:
- the LOC113704014 gene encoding serine/threonine protein phosphatase 2A 57 kDa regulatory subunit B' kappa isoform; amino-acid sequence: MLKHIFSRLPRKSLSKAESLDSSDPFCQNSGCSSGRGAGGGALKRASSAVFPASVVAGFEPLVPFKDVPSSEKMNLFISKLSLCCVVFDFTNPSKNTSEKELKRATLIELVDFVSSNTVKYSEPAILVVCKMCAVNLFRVFPPDHRSKNNSSHASENDDDEPTFDPAWSHLQLVYDLLLKFVTSSALEAKVAKKYLNHSFIVRLLELFDAEDPRERDCLKAVLHRLYGKFMVHRPFIRRSISNVFYRFVLETEKHNGIAELLEIFGSVITGFALPLKEEHKIFLWRVLLPLHKPKSLGVYYQQLSYCVTQFIEKDPKLASTVVQGLLKYWPITNSQKEVMFLSELEEILEAIHVAEFQKVMVPLFWRIGCCISSYHFQVAERALFLWNNDQIATLIAHNRHVILPIIFPALENNAQSHWNHAVLNLTLNVRSMFKEMDDALFLACHLRYKEEKEQLNLAAQKRKEAWEHLENAASLKPIAENIAVLVTPLATSIRC